A single genomic interval of Lucilia cuprina isolate Lc7/37 chromosome 2, ASM2204524v1, whole genome shotgun sequence harbors:
- the LOC111682013 gene encoding arylphorin subunit C223-like has protein sequence MKIAIVLLAIVGLVAASSISKHDVKVADKEFLAKQKFLFEIVYRVEDPLMFEEYIKLGKSFTFDKSHYSHFDKYMEKFYEAYKHDALLPKGEFFGALVNTHLKQAYGLFEFFYYAKNWEVFQSNVAWARMHCNEGMFVYALTLAVIHRDDFHGLILPSIYEIFPQYFFNSKFVYEAEKFDYDVWSKYIMYEKEYKDILYKDYATFYKNHDNHYYYYYTKDFKMWQWYKMMGLGEHWYSEEHFMLRENYEEYYKDSKYLEVFEGTKMFFMPVDYTRDIEFFNEESALSYFTEDVGFNAYWYYLNMDYAFFLDGKTYGLNKDRRGEYWLYNVRQLLSRYYMERLSQGFGEIPEFSYFNTIEYGYNPQLVYYNGVGYSYRKNYYEVESYGKFDYYYKVMDFFNRLDEIIAKGVYVTYDGKTIDLRKPESIEYIGSILQGNIDTFDKYFFKFWYMFAHMYFGDVDQHDFEVYPHVFLNYETMMRDPLFYMFYKKIASVYYQFFYYVKPYTHEELLFPGVTIKDVKVSELVTFFDLVDFDVTNLLNDKMTFVDGQFVWDKTLLARQMRLNHKPFDFDFTIESDKEQKVVIRTFLGPKYDEFGRVISLTENRENFMELDSFVYTLKSGVNEFKRYSKDFYWTSEDRTSYTELYKYVMLAFEGKYDFPLDISEPHCAFPDRLVLPHGWVKGMPMQFFFYVTPYTASYEQFSTFDYSYSCGIGSGVRYIDEMPFGYPFDREIDEYEFFVPNMYFKDVKIYHKDTFAKYFEHKYENFGHFDYKYYH, from the exons ATGAAAATCGCCATTGTTTTATTAGCCATTGTTGGCTTGGTTGCTGCCAGCAGCATCTCTAAGCATGATGTTAAAGTTGCCGATAAGGAATTCTTGGCTAAACAAAAGTTCCTTTTCGAAATTGTTTACCGTGTTGAGGATCCCTTGATGTTTGAGGAATATATCAAGTTGGGCAAATCTTTCACTTTTGACAAGTCTCACTACAGC CACTTTGACAAGTACATGGAGAAATTCTACGAAGCCTACAAGCACGATGCTCTTTTACCCAAGGGTGAATTCTTTGGTGCTTTGGTGAACACCCACCTTAAGCAAGCATATGGTTTGTTTGAATTCTTCTACTACGCCAAGAACTGGGAAGTCTTCCAAAGCAACGTTGCCTGGGCTCGTATGCACTGCAACGAAGGCATGTTTGTCTATGCTTTGACTTTGGCCGTCATTCACCGTGATGATTTCCATGGCTTGATCTTGCCTTCCATCTACGAAATCTTCCCTCAATACTTCTTCAACAGTAAATTCGTTTATGAAGCTGAGAAATTCGATTATGATGTATGGAGCAAATACATCATGTACGAAAAGGAATACAAGGATATCCTCTACAAGGACTATGCTACCTTCTACAAGAACCATGACAACCACTACTACTATTACTACACCAAGGATTTCAAGATGTGGCAATGGTATAAAATGATGGGTTTGGGCGAACACTGGTACTCTGAGGAACACTTCATGTTGCGTGAAAACTACGAAGAATACTACAAGGACTCTAAATACTTGGAAGTTTTTGAAGGCACCAAAATGTTCTTCATGCCTGTTGACTACACCCGTGATATTGAATTCTTCAACGAGGAATCTGCTTTGTCTTACTTCACCGAAGATGTTGGTTTCAACGCCTACTGGTACTACCTTAACATGGATTACGCTTTCTTCTTGGATGGCAAGACCTACGGTTTGAACAAGGATCGTCGTGGTGAATACTGGTTGTACAACGTCCGTCAACTTTTATCTCGTTACTACATGGAACGTTTGTCTCAAGGCTTTGGTGAAATTCCCGAATTCTCATACTTCAATACCATTGAATACGGTTACAACCCTCAATTAGTTTATTACAATGGTGTTGGTTACTCTTACCGCAAGAACTACTACGAAGTTGAAAGCTACGGCAAATTCGACTACTACTACAAGGTTATGGACTTCTTCAACCGTTTGGATGAAATCATCGCCAAGGGCGTCTATGTCACTTATGATGGCAAGACCATTGACTTGCGCAAACCCGAATCCATTGAATACATTGGCAGCATCTTGCAAGGCAATATTGATACTTTCGACAAATACTTCTTCAAATTCTGGTACATGTTCGCCCATATGTACTTTGGTGATGTCGACCAACACGATTTCGAAGTTTACCCCCATGTCTTCTTGAACTACGAAACCATGATGCGTGATCCTTTGTTCTACATGTTCTACAAGAAGATTGCTTCCGTATACTACCAATTCTTCTACTATGTCAAACCCTACACTCACGAAGAATTATTGTTCCCTGGTGTCACCATCAAGGACGTTAAGGTCAGTGAATTGGTTACCTTCTTCGATTTGGTCGATTTTGATGTCACCAACTTGTTGAACGACAAGATGACTTTCGTTGATGGTCAATTTGTTTGGGACAAGACTTTGTTGGCTCGTCAAATGCGCCTTAACCACAAACCTTTCGACTTTGATTTCACCATTGAATCCGACAAGGAACAAAAGGTTGTTATCCGCACTTTCTTGGGTCCCAAATACGATGAATTCGGTCGCGTTATCTCCTTGACTGAAAACCGTGAGAACTTCATGGAACTTGACAGCTTCGTCTACACCCTTAAATCTGGTGTCAATGAATTCAAGCGTTACTCTAAGGACTTCTACTGGACCTCTGAAGACCGCACTTCCTACACTGAATTGTACAAATACGTCATGCTTGCTTTCGAAGGCAAATACGACTTCCCCTTGGACATCAGCGAACCTCACTGTGCTTTCCCTGATCGTTTGGTCTTGCCCCACGGTTGGGTCAAGGGTATGCCCATGCAATTCTTCTTCTACGTCACTCCCTACACTGCCTCTTACGAACAATTCTCTACCTTCGACTACTCTTACTCTTGTGGTATTGGCTCTGGTGTTCGTTACATCGATGAAATGCCTTTCGGCTATCCCTTCGATCGTGAAATCGACGAATACGAATTCTTCGTTCCCAACATGTACTTCAAGGATGTTAAGATCTACCACAAGGACACCTTCGCCAAGTACTTTGAACACAAATACGAAAACTTCGGTCACTTTGATTACAAATACTACCATTAG
- the LOC124418446 gene encoding arylphorin subunit C223-like yields MKIAIVLLAIVGLVAASSISKNDVKVADKEFLAKQKFLFEIVYRVEDPLMFEEYIKLGKSFTFDKSHYSHFDKYMEKFYEAYKHDALLPKGEFFGALVNTHLKQAYGLFEFFYYAKNWEVFQSNVAWARMHCNEGMFVYALTLAVIHRDDFNGLILPSIYEIFPQYFFNSKFVYEAEKFDYDVWSKYIMYEKEYKDILYKDYETFYKNHDNHYYYYYTKDFKMWQWYKMMGLGEHWYSEEHFMLRENYEEYYKDSKYLEVFEGTKMFFMPVDYTRDVEFFNEESALSYFTEDVGFNAYWYYLNMDYAFFLDGKTYGLNKDRRGEYWLYNVRQLLSRYYLERLSHGFGEIPEFSYFNTIEYGYNPQLVYYNGVGYSYRKNYYEVESYGKFDYYYKVMDFFNRLDEIIAKGVYVTYDGQTIDLRKPESIEYIGSIMQGNVDTFDKYFFKYWYMFAHMYFGDVDQHDFEVYPHVFLNYETMMRDPLFYMFYKKIASVYYQFFYYVKPYTHEELLFPGVTIKDVKVSELVTFFDLVDFDVTNLLNDKMTFVDGQFVWDKTLLARQMRLNHKPFDFDFVIESDKEQKVVIRTFLGPKYDEFGRVITLTENRENFMELDSFVYTLKSGVNEFKRYSKDFYWTSEDRTSYTELYKYVMLAFEGKYEFPLDISEPHCAFPDRLVLPHGWVKGMPMQFFFYVTPYTASYEQFSTFDYSYSCGIGSGVRYIDEMPFGYPFDREIDEYEFFVPNMYFKDVKIYHKDTFAKYFEHKYENFGHFDYKYYH; encoded by the exons ATGAAAATCGCCATTGTTTTATTAGCCATTGTTGGCTTGGTAGCTGCTAGCAGCATCTCTAAGAACGATGTTAAAGTTGCCGATAAGGAATTCTTGGCTAAACAAAAGTTCCTTTTCGAAATTGTTTATCGTGTTGAGGATCCCTTGATGTTTGAGGAATACATCAAGTTGGGCAAATCTTTCACTTTTGACAAGTCTCACTACAGC CACTTTGACAAGTACATGGAGAAATTCTACGAAGCCTACAAGCACGATGCTCTTTTACCCAAGGGTGAATTTTTTGGTGCTTTGGTGAACACCCACCTTAAGCAAGCCTATGGTTTGTTTGAATTCTTCTACTACGCCAAGAACTGGGAAGTCTTCCAAAGCAACGTTGCCTGGGCTCGTATGCACTGCAACGAAGGCATGTTTGTCTATGCTTTGACTTTGGCCGTCATCCACCGTGATGATTTCAATGGCTTGATCTTACCTTCCATCTACGAAATCTTCCCTCAATACTTCTTCAACAGTAAATTCGTTTACGAAGCTGAGAAATTCGATTACGATGTCTGGAGCAAGTACATCATGTACGAAAAGGAATACAAGGATATCCTCTACAAGGATTACGAAACCTTCTATAAGAACCATGACAACCACTACTACTATTACTACACCAAGGATTTCAAGATGTGGCAATGGTATAAAATGATGGGTTTGGGCGAACACTGGTACTCTGAGGAACACTTCATGTTGCGCGAAAACTACGAAGAATACTACAAAGACTCTAAATACTTGGAAGTCTTTGAAGGCACCAAAATGTTCTTCATGCCTGTTGACTACACCCGTGATGTTGAATTCTTCAACGAGGAATCTGCTTTGTCTTACTTCACCGAAGATGTTGGCTTCAACGCCTACTGGTACTACCTTAACATGGATTACGCTTTCTTCTTGGATGGCAAGACCTACGGTTTGAACAAGGATCGTCGTGGTGAATACTGGTTGTACAACGTACGTCAACTTTTGTCTCGTTACTACTTGGAACGTTTATCTCACGGTTTTGGTGAAATTCCCGAATTCTCCTACTTCAACACCATCGAATACGGTTACAACCCTCAATTGGTTTACTACAATGGTGTTGGTTACTCTTACCGCAAGAACTACTACGAGGTTGAAAGCTACGGTAAATTCGACTACTACTACAAGGTTATGGACTTCTTCAACCGTTTGGATGAAATCATTGCCAAGGGCGTCTATGTCACTTACGATGGCCAAACCATTGACTTGCGCAAACCTGAATCCATTGAATACATTGGCAGCATCATGCAAGGCAATGTTGATACCTTCGACAAATACTTCTTCAAATACTGGTACATGTTCGCCCATATGTACTTCGGTGATGTAGACCAACACGATTTCGAAGTTTACCCTCATGTCTTCTTGAACTACGAAACCATGATGCGTGATCCTTTGTTCTACATGTTCTACAAGAAGATCGCTTCCGTCTACTACCAATTCTTCTACTATGTCAAACCCTACACTCACGAAGAATTGTTGTTCCCTGGTGTCACCATCAAGGACGTTAAGGTCAGTGAATTGGTTACCTTCTTTGATTTGGTCGATTTTGATGTCACCAACTTGTTGAACGACAAGATGACTTTCGTTGATGGTCAATTCGTTTGGGACAAGACTTTGTTGGCTCGTCAAATGCGTCTTAATCACAAACCTTTCGACTTTGATTTCGTTATTGAATCCGACAAGGAACAGAAGGTTGTTATCCGCACTTTCTTGGGTCCCAAATATGATGAATTCGGTCGTGTTATTACCTTGACTGAAAACCGTGAAAACTTCATGGAACTCGACAGCTTCGTCTACACCCTCAAGTCTGGTGTCAATGAATTCAAGCGTTACTCTAAGGACTTCTACTGGACCTCAGAAGACCGTACCTCCTACACTGAATTGTACAAATACGTCATGCTTGCTTTCGAAGGCAAATACGAATTCCCCTTGGACATCAGCGAACCCCACTGTGCTTTCCCCGATCGTTTGGTCTTGCCCCACGGTTGGGTCAAGGGTATGCCCATGCAATTCTTCTTCTATGTCACTCCCTATACTGCCTCTTACGAACAATTCTCTACCTTCGACTACTCTTACTCTTGCGGTATTGGCTCTGGTGTTCGTTACATCGATGAAATGCCTTTCGGCTATCCCTTCGATCGTGAAATCGACGAATACGAATTCTTCGTTCCCAACATGTACTTCAAGGATGTTAAGATCTACCACAAGGACACCTTCGCCAAATACTTTGAACACAAATACGAAAACTTCGGTCACTTTGATTACAAATACTACCATTAG